One region of Candidatus Micrarchaeota archaeon genomic DNA includes:
- a CDS encoding ATP-binding protein, whose product MYLPRELEEKVLRVFGSKFILIRGPRRSGKTTLLKRIKEIRGGEYVTFEDPIAREAFLRDPIGFVKERGTPLYLDEVQYLGEEGAKALKLIYDTLEEGPVVLTGSGAFDIKMNLLRYLVGRVYLFDLLPLRFSEVTSWEGKDTFLIYKRGHQKFERLLEGEEKLPEKSESLEKLYDLYCIWGGYPEIVINKDRELLSSLVTTTIEEDIIRYFSLREGKKLWNVVKRLAVITGNLLDYSSLGVSYPTAQEYISILERSFVLKTIPTFSTNKLTELTKREKVYFYDSGFRNQLIGTFSGIEERPDGGATLENSVWTQLIKYGEVLYWRTKSKAEVDFILRREDGSIIPVEVKITGKITPSLLSFIEKYQPEIALVLSQDTFEKKVKNTTIYGIPYYYI is encoded by the coding sequence ATGTACCTACCGAGAGAGTTGGAAGAGAAGGTCTTGAGGGTATTCGGAAGCAAGTTTATTCTGATCCGTGGTCCGAGGAGGTCTGGAAAGACAACCCTTCTCAAAAGGATAAAAGAGATACGGGGAGGAGAATACGTAACCTTTGAAGATCCAATCGCAAGGGAGGCCTTTCTCAGGGATCCGATCGGATTCGTCAAGGAGAGAGGTACCCCTCTATACTTAGATGAGGTACAATACTTGGGAGAAGAAGGTGCAAAGGCCCTTAAACTGATCTATGATACACTGGAAGAAGGTCCAGTAGTACTAACAGGGTCTGGTGCCTTTGACATAAAGATGAATCTGTTGAGATACCTGGTCGGTCGGGTCTACCTATTTGACTTACTACCTCTAAGGTTTAGTGAGGTCACGAGTTGGGAGGGGAAGGATACTTTCCTCATCTACAAGAGGGGACACCAGAAGTTTGAAAGGTTATTGGAGGGTGAGGAGAAACTTCCTGAGAAATCAGAATCCCTTGAAAAACTGTATGACCTATACTGTATATGGGGAGGGTATCCCGAGATTGTGATAAATAAGGATAGGGAACTCCTCAGTTCCTTAGTAACAACAACTATTGAGGAGGATATAATTAGGTATTTCTCGTTGAGAGAGGGGAAAAAACTCTGGAACGTGGTCAAGAGGTTGGCAGTCATAACTGGTAACCTGTTGGACTACAGTAGTTTAGGGGTGAGTTACCCTACCGCCCAGGAGTATATTTCAATCTTGGAGAGGTCCTTTGTGTTGAAGACGATCCCTACCTTCTCCACGAATAAGTTGACCGAGTTAACCAAAAGGGAGAAGGTGTACTTCTATGATTCGGGTTTTAGAAACCAACTGATCGGTACCTTTTCTGGTATAGAAGAACGACCGGACGGAGGTGCTACCTTGGAGAATAGTGTATGGACTCAACTCATTAAGTACGGAGAGGTTCTGTACTGGAGGACTAAGAGTAAGGCTGAGGTTGATTTCATCCTGAGGAGGGAAGACGGTAGTATTATCCCTGTAGAGGTAAAGATTACCGGTAAGATAACGCCGTCCCTCTTAAGCTTTATAGAGAAGTATCAACCCGAGATCGCCCTCGTTCTCTCCCAGGATACTTTTGAGAAGAAGGTTAAAAATACCACCATATACGGGATACCCTACTATTATATTTGA
- a CDS encoding DNA primase has translation MGKTYIDSLKYIVYADIEINGIVEKPDVVGAIFGQTEGLLGDELDLRELQKNGRIGRIEVELTTVGNKTKGTIKMPSSLDMVETCILGAALETVDRVGPCEAHIKVTKVEDTRNEKRKRIVERAKELLKHMIESELPESREISELVRGEVKKAEIVEYGEDKLPAGPGIDSSDSIILVEGRADVLNLLKNDIKNVIAIGGVTEISPTIIELTKKKETTVFLDGDRGGDIILSQLKRVADIDFVARAPPGKEVEELTRKEIIKALRNKVPVEQHEHEEPEPKRRISKRQVKETKKGGKLKEKSVEKPTTQKTTVPKKYIEELKELENTLKAKVYDKKEKLIAEIPVRNVIKTLEKEENVGVVVFDGIVTQRLVDLAESKGIMYLVGLKLGNVFKKPESVKIYTKE, from the coding sequence ATGGGTAAAACATACATCGATTCGTTAAAGTATATTGTTTATGCTGACATAGAGATAAACGGTATTGTAGAAAAACCAGATGTAGTGGGTGCCATATTCGGACAGACGGAAGGACTACTCGGCGATGAATTAGACCTCAGGGAACTGCAAAAGAACGGTAGGATAGGTCGTATAGAAGTCGAACTGACTACTGTAGGTAACAAAACAAAGGGAACTATAAAAATGCCCAGCAGTTTGGACATGGTGGAAACGTGTATCCTGGGAGCGGCATTAGAAACGGTTGATAGAGTCGGGCCGTGCGAAGCGCATATAAAGGTAACAAAGGTCGAGGATACAAGAAACGAGAAACGTAAACGGATCGTTGAGCGCGCCAAAGAACTGCTTAAACATATGATAGAATCCGAGCTTCCTGAGAGTAGGGAAATCTCCGAACTTGTGAGAGGTGAAGTGAAGAAAGCAGAGATAGTGGAATACGGAGAAGATAAACTTCCTGCAGGACCGGGTATCGATTCCTCGGATTCCATAATACTGGTAGAAGGCAGAGCAGATGTGCTTAATCTGCTGAAAAACGATATAAAAAATGTTATAGCGATCGGCGGCGTTACAGAGATCAGTCCGACGATTATAGAGCTCACGAAGAAAAAAGAGACCACCGTGTTCTTGGACGGAGATAGAGGCGGGGACATAATACTGAGCCAACTTAAACGGGTTGCAGATATCGATTTTGTGGCGAGGGCACCACCCGGTAAAGAGGTTGAAGAACTGACAAGAAAAGAGATAATCAAAGCACTGAGAAACAAAGTACCTGTAGAACAGCACGAACACGAAGAACCGGAACCGAAAAGACGGATTTCTAAGAGACAGGTAAAAGAAACGAAGAAAGGGGGTAAACTCAAAGAAAAAAGTGTCGAAAAACCAACAACGCAGAAGACTACCGTTCCAAAGAAGTATATAGAGGAGCTCAAAGAGCTGGAGAATACGTTGAAGGCCAAGGTCTACGATAAAAAGGAGAAGCTTATTGCTGAAATACCGGTAAGAAACGTGATAAAAACCTTAGAAAAAGAGGAGAATGTCGGTGTGGTCGTTTTTGACGGTATAGTGACGCAGCGTTTGGTTGACCTTGCAGAATCTAAAGGTATCATGTATCTCGTAGGTCTAAAATTGGGTAATGTCTTTAAGAAACCCGAATCAGTGAAGATATACACAAAAGAATAG
- a CDS encoding DNA methylase — MATRWVDENHKYCAFYCWQTMMEDVGEKMEENNVGINTSNVIKRKKTSSYTIPGSDLAYIEMEEVTLKDYEEYSNAYKYVIIEDTKLEIGKEWKVKEYQPKDFELEATTVWSFPNRGKWATHYLNAKYRGNWAPQVARNLILRYTKEKDTVLDAFVGSGTTLIEAKLLHRNGIGVDINKDAIMVTLDRLRFSYNTLEKKPKTWIRTYVGDARNLDKIEDESVDLIATHPPYANIIGYTKNSNHKKEGDLSKVRNVEEFANEMRKVAKEFYRVLRPGKYCAILIGDTRRHKHHVPISFRVMQSFLDVGFILKENIIKLQHNMKATPLWRKKSIQYNFLLLAHEHLFVFRKPEKGEKTEKFKESMRWW, encoded by the coding sequence ATAGCAACACGGTGGGTTGATGAGAATCATAAATATTGCGCGTTCTATTGCTGGCAAACCATGATGGAAGATGTAGGTGAAAAAATGGAAGAAAATAATGTAGGTATAAATACGTCAAATGTAATAAAAAGAAAAAAAACATCAAGTTATACAATCCCCGGATCTGATTTAGCTTATATTGAAATGGAGGAAGTTACATTAAAAGACTATGAAGAATATTCCAATGCTTATAAGTATGTGATTATTGAAGACACAAAGCTTGAAATAGGCAAAGAATGGAAAGTTAAGGAGTACCAACCAAAAGACTTTGAGCTTGAGGCTACTACAGTCTGGAGTTTTCCTAATAGAGGAAAGTGGGCAACACATTACTTAAATGCAAAATATAGAGGGAATTGGGCACCACAGGTAGCAAGAAATTTAATTCTAAGATACACAAAAGAAAAAGATACTGTGTTAGATGCTTTTGTTGGCTCAGGAACCACGTTGATAGAAGCAAAGCTTTTACACCGAAATGGGATTGGTGTAGATATTAATAAAGACGCTATAATGGTTACTCTTGATAGATTACGGTTCTCTTATAATACTTTAGAAAAGAAACCTAAAACATGGATAAGGACTTACGTAGGAGATGCAAGAAACCTTGATAAAATTGAGGACGAAAGTGTTGATTTGATAGCTACTCATCCACCTTATGCAAATATCATCGGATATACAAAAAACTCAAATCATAAAAAAGAAGGAGATCTATCCAAAGTTAGGAATGTTGAGGAATTTGCCAACGAAATGAGAAAGGTGGCTAAAGAGTTCTATAGAGTTCTGAGGCCTGGGAAATATTGCGCTATTTTGATCGGGGATACAAGGAGACATAAACATCACGTCCCGATTTCTTTTAGAGTCATGCAATCATTTTTGGACGTTGGTTTTATTCTCAAAGAGAACATAATAAAACTACAACACAACATGAAAGCAACACCCCTTTGGAGGAAAAAAAGTATTCAATACAACTTTTTACTGTTAGCACATGAACATTTATTTGTTTTTAGAAAGCCAGAAAAAGGAGAAAAAACTGAGAAATTTAAGGAAAGCATGAGGTGGTGGTAG
- the serS gene encoding serine--tRNA ligase has product MLDIELIRNQKEKVKADMEKRGKEYAELVDLVAALDEKYRGLLEQVNRLRHQRNVVSKEINKLKKEGKENNQLISKARDLSNRIERMENELVSVKTELEANLQRLPNVILDDVPTGKDEADNVEIRRWGNPREDEVVNHVDWLVKKGYADFERAAKTSGARFYFLKDKLVKLQMALLMYSLDFITEKGFKPIYTPFLTKHEIESAATEISAFREVLYKVEDENLYLIPTTEHPILGYHYNEIVDEKELPLKYVGYSPAFRKEAGSHGKDTKGIFRVHQFMQTEMFVFSRPEDSEKIHEEMVRIQEELTRSLNIPYRVVKVCSGDLPLVAAKMYDIEAWFPAQKKYREITSCSNCLTYQSIPAKIRFLRKGDRIWVHTLNGTGLADTRTIVAIIENFQDEDGDVTIPKPLQKYTGFEVL; this is encoded by the coding sequence ATGCTTGATATAGAACTCATAAGAAACCAAAAGGAAAAAGTAAAGGCGGACATGGAAAAAAGAGGGAAGGAGTATGCCGAATTGGTTGATCTAGTAGCCGCCTTGGATGAAAAGTACAGGGGGTTACTGGAACAGGTGAACCGGCTCAGGCATCAACGAAACGTAGTTTCCAAAGAGATCAACAAACTCAAAAAGGAAGGTAAAGAAAACAATCAACTCATCAGCAAAGCCAGGGATCTGTCCAACCGAATCGAAAGAATGGAGAACGAACTGGTGAGTGTGAAAACCGAACTGGAAGCAAACCTGCAACGATTGCCCAATGTTATACTGGATGATGTTCCGACAGGGAAGGATGAGGCCGACAATGTAGAAATAAGAAGATGGGGGAATCCGAGAGAGGATGAAGTTGTTAATCACGTTGATTGGCTGGTAAAGAAAGGTTATGCGGATTTTGAACGTGCTGCAAAAACGTCTGGAGCCAGATTTTATTTTCTCAAAGATAAACTCGTTAAACTTCAGATGGCTTTGCTCATGTATTCGTTGGATTTTATAACTGAAAAAGGTTTCAAACCTATTTATACCCCGTTTCTAACAAAACATGAAATCGAATCCGCTGCAACCGAGATCTCTGCATTCAGAGAAGTACTGTATAAAGTGGAGGATGAAAACCTCTATCTAATACCTACAACAGAACATCCGATATTGGGTTATCATTATAATGAGATTGTAGATGAGAAAGAATTACCTCTCAAGTACGTAGGATATTCGCCGGCGTTCAGAAAAGAGGCAGGGTCGCACGGAAAGGATACGAAAGGTATCTTCAGAGTTCATCAATTCATGCAGACCGAGATGTTTGTGTTCAGTAGACCCGAAGATTCCGAGAAGATCCATGAAGAGATGGTAAGGATACAGGAAGAATTGACCCGCTCCCTGAACATACCTTACAGAGTTGTAAAGGTGTGCTCCGGAGATCTGCCGTTGGTTGCCGCTAAGATGTATGACATAGAAGCATGGTTCCCGGCACAAAAGAAATATCGTGAAATAACATCCTGTTCGAATTGTCTAACGTATCAATCAATACCTGCAAAGATACGTTTTCTCAGAAAAGGAGACCGGATATGGGTGCATACGTTGAACGGTACCGGATTGGCAGATACACGCACTATCGTTGCAATAATAGAGAATTTTCAGGACGAAGACGGGGACGTAACGATACCTAAACCGTTGCAAAAGTATACTGGATTTGAAGTCTTGTGA
- a CDS encoding HD domain-containing protein: MVKPGHAPSNTIKPSKTHETKKDPLPDFISREREVFFNEFLHLKPLTSQHLFRLGMEGVERNKAKNGLDRFSGGYLAILKNMQLKSHNLLSHSVRVALNVEYAEIMVDGNPSGAFYSGLLHDIGKITCTNQAWFTDENLPIDDKAFKEIKGHALKGFEILSSQDYLFVGMIAGTHHLLRSENPYGINPMEAVVRFSSIPEITLRMKDIPNIESFIQDVVDASALIEIADVVDAALSRERPKGRGDLYQRLTKMMPTRINRILRILCSPWNILFYRFDRWLEEIKHVLNNSALRGYVERQYPWIPHDVTFAEDHLKQ, translated from the coding sequence ATGGTCAAACCAGGACACGCGCCATCAAACACTATTAAACCTTCTAAAACTCACGAAACAAAAAAAGACCCGCTTCCCGACTTCATATCTCGGGAACGTGAGGTATTCTTCAACGAGTTTTTACACCTAAAACCACTCACCTCACAACACCTGTTTAGGTTGGGGATGGAAGGAGTTGAGAGGAACAAGGCAAAGAACGGTCTGGACAGATTCTCAGGTGGATACCTTGCTATATTAAAGAACATGCAACTGAAAAGCCATAACCTATTAAGCCACAGTGTCCGCGTAGCCTTGAACGTAGAGTACGCTGAGATAATGGTAGACGGTAACCCATCAGGTGCCTTTTACTCAGGACTACTACATGATATCGGTAAGATAACCTGTACCAATCAAGCATGGTTTACAGACGAGAACCTTCCCATTGATGATAAGGCGTTCAAGGAGATTAAGGGACACGCCTTAAAGGGGTTTGAGATACTGAGTTCCCAAGACTACCTGTTTGTCGGTATGATCGCCGGGACCCATCACCTACTCAGATCTGAAAACCCCTACGGTATAAACCCCATGGAAGCGGTCGTGAGGTTCTCCTCAATCCCCGAGATTACTCTAAGGATGAAGGATATACCTAACATTGAATCCTTCATACAGGATGTTGTTGACGCCTCTGCTCTCATTGAGATCGCGGATGTTGTGGATGCTGCATTATCAAGGGAGAGACCTAAAGGTAGGGGTGATCTCTATCAACGACTGACCAAGATGATGCCTACCAGGATAAACCGGATATTAAGGATACTCTGTAGTCCCTGGAACATCTTATTCTACAGGTTTGATAGATGGTTGGAAGAAATAAAACATGTTCTCAACAACTCAGCACTTAGAGGATATGTAGAACGACAGTATCCTTGGATCCCGCACGATGTTACTTTTGCGGAAGATCATCTGAAACAATAA
- a CDS encoding DUF167 domain-containing protein, with product MILDVKVIPNAKDDKLQVEGGKLIIHVTQPPSKGKANLQVIKMIERRFNVKATIIRGAKSRLKKVLIEGKTEELEKLLKM from the coding sequence ATGATACTCGATGTTAAAGTGATACCGAATGCAAAAGACGACAAATTACAGGTTGAAGGTGGTAAACTCATAATTCATGTTACTCAACCTCCTTCTAAAGGGAAAGCTAATCTGCAGGTCATAAAAATGATAGAAAGGAGATTCAATGTAAAAGCGACAATTATCAGAGGCGCGAAGTCACGTCTCAAAAAAGTCCTGATCGAAGGGAAAACTGAAGAACTAGAAAAACTGTTGAAAATGTAA
- a CDS encoding class I SAM-dependent methyltransferase family protein: MKEKVLCYKIRKGLAEKIRKLLDIDYGYKPRTGKDYVYFAVSETLRKNGLEKVLESLEQKGLSEDVDVEEKSLERKETAEGRLRDILIKKGIPPISSYEIVGSIAVLSLPEEAEPYGPQIAEELMKIHKNVRTVVKKKSGMSGRWRVREVEVIAGEPKTETVYKENGCVFRLDISKMYYSTRLSYERKRISNLVRPGEHVLVPFAGYGPFAITIAKHNKDVTVVGIEINPHAVKYFQENVKLNRLGNVKVVEGDALEKVKEFKDWADRIVMPLPKNAIEHVPEMLTALKDEGVIHVYAFAPIDDPFSGLIESLKKVIRGFTILKIDRRIVRPYSPTTVQVVLDIYLRRRKRN; encoded by the coding sequence ATGAAAGAAAAAGTGTTGTGTTATAAGATCCGGAAAGGTCTGGCAGAGAAGATAAGAAAACTGTTGGATATAGATTATGGATATAAACCGAGAACAGGAAAGGATTATGTCTATTTTGCAGTATCCGAAACGTTACGGAAAAACGGTTTAGAGAAGGTATTGGAAAGCTTGGAACAAAAGGGACTTTCGGAAGATGTGGATGTGGAGGAGAAGTCGCTCGAAAGAAAAGAAACGGCTGAAGGTAGGTTAAGAGACATCCTTATTAAAAAAGGCATACCGCCGATATCGTCTTACGAGATAGTGGGTTCGATAGCAGTGTTATCTTTGCCCGAAGAAGCAGAACCTTACGGACCCCAGATCGCGGAGGAACTGATGAAGATACATAAGAACGTGCGCACAGTAGTTAAGAAAAAAAGCGGTATGAGCGGTAGATGGCGTGTGAGAGAGGTAGAAGTAATCGCAGGAGAACCTAAAACAGAGACGGTCTACAAGGAGAACGGATGTGTTTTCAGGTTGGACATCTCGAAGATGTATTATTCGACACGTCTGTCTTACGAAAGAAAAAGAATCAGCAATTTGGTCAGACCCGGGGAACATGTGTTGGTACCGTTTGCCGGATACGGACCCTTTGCGATAACTATTGCGAAGCACAACAAAGATGTCACCGTTGTCGGAATAGAGATCAATCCTCATGCCGTTAAATATTTCCAAGAAAACGTCAAACTTAACAGACTCGGTAATGTTAAAGTCGTTGAAGGCGATGCGTTAGAAAAAGTAAAAGAGTTCAAGGATTGGGCGGACAGGATCGTTATGCCGCTCCCGAAAAACGCGATAGAACACGTGCCTGAGATGTTAACAGCTCTCAAAGACGAAGGAGTGATTCATGTGTACGCGTTCGCACCGATAGACGATCCGTTCAGTGGATTGATAGAGAGTTTGAAAAAGGTGATCCGAGGGTTTACAATACTTAAGATAGACAGACGGATAGTAAGACCGTACTCACCCACAACCGTACAGGTAGTGTTAGACATATACTTAAGGCGTAGGAAACGGAACTAA
- a CDS encoding DUF3850 domain-containing protein: protein MTIIEKKIWPKYFELIKSGKKTFEIRLADFGIKEDDILVLKEWDPEKKEYTGRELRLRVTYVTNTKDQDHWSKEEIEKYGLWVIGFKRM, encoded by the coding sequence ATGACAATCATAGAAAAGAAGATATGGCCGAAGTATTTTGAGTTGATTAAGAGCGGGAAGAAGACCTTTGAAATAAGACTGGCCGATTTCGGTATAAAAGAGGATGATATCCTAGTTCTCAAGGAATGGGATCCTGAGAAGAAGGAGTATACCGGAAGAGAGTTGAGGTTAAGGGTCACCTATGTAACCAACACAAAGGATCAGGATCACTGGAGTAAGGAAGAAATAGAGAAGTACGGGTTGTGGGTGATCGGGTTTAAGAGAATGTGA
- a CDS encoding PH domain-containing protein, producing the protein MTKKGKVLWEGKPSEKLWIAQTLLVGIPFLVLIIIFWAPFLMSFVFLRELSFLPFIVGVPVLILVVPLLIITIYFKALFKTYRYWVDEEGVNFQGGIFYRRKKFVPYYKITNVDVAQTFVDIIFGIYRVNIQTAGIGLRRPEISFLGLGKDEAEEVEGIIKERLKKIRVLGD; encoded by the coding sequence ATGACAAAAAAGGGTAAGGTTCTGTGGGAAGGTAAACCGTCAGAAAAGTTGTGGATAGCTCAAACGTTACTGGTAGGAATACCGTTTTTAGTGCTCATAATAATTTTCTGGGCTCCGTTTTTGATGTCGTTTGTTTTTCTACGTGAATTGTCTTTCCTACCATTTATTGTTGGAGTACCTGTGCTTATCCTGGTGGTGCCTCTACTGATCATAACAATATACTTCAAAGCTCTCTTCAAAACGTACAGGTATTGGGTTGATGAAGAAGGAGTAAACTTTCAGGGTGGAATATTCTACAGAAGGAAAAAATTCGTACCCTACTACAAAATAACTAATGTGGATGTAGCGCAAACCTTCGTAGATATCATCTTTGGCATTTACAGGGTAAACATACAGACCGCTGGGATCGGACTCAGAAGACCTGAGATATCCTTCCTAGGTTTGGGAAAGGATGAGGCAGAGGAAGTAGAAGGGATTATTAAAGAAAGACTAAAAAAGATACGTGTGCTGGGAGATTGA